The Lipingzhangella halophila genome segment TGGGCACAGCCTCGGTCGCCACCGCGTTCCCGGCTGGCCGCGCCCCGTTGGAGGCGAAACTCGCCGAGACCCGCCACGCGGTCGCCAGCGGCGCCACCGAGATCGACATGGTCATTGACCGCGGGGCCTTCCTCAGCGGCGACTACCGCAAGGTGGTCGAGGAGATCGCCGCGGTCAAGGAGGCCAGCGGGTCGGCGCACCTGAAGGTCATTCTGGAGACCGGCGAGCTGGGCACTCTCGACAACGTGCGCCGTGCCTGCTGGCTCGCTATCCGCGCCGGGGCCGACTTCGTCAAGACCTCCACCGGAAAGGTCGCACCGGCGGCCACGCTGCCCGGCACGCTGGTCATGCTGGAGGCGGTCCGCGACCACCACGCGAACACGGGCGCGCGCGTCGGTGTCAAGGCCGCCGGAGGCATCCGCGGCACCAAGGACGCCGTCCGGTACCTCGTCCTGGTCAACGAGGTAGCCGGCGCGGCGTGGCTCACCCCGGACCTTTTCCGTATAGGCGCCTCCAGCCTGCTCAACGACCTGCTGATGCAGCGCACCAGGCTGGCCAGCGGCACCTACCCCGGTCCCGACTACTTCACGCTGGACTGAGAGGCGTATCCCGTGTCCGACGAGATCTTCGAGTACGCGCCGGCGCCGGAGTCGCGCTCCGTCGTCTCGCTGCGCCCCTCCTACCAGCCCTACATTGGCGGGGAGCTGGTGCCGGCCACGAGCGGGGAGTCCCTGACCTCGGTCAACCCGGCCGACGAGGAGCCGCTCGCCGAGGTCGCGGTGTCCGGCGAGGAGGACGTCGACCGGGCCGTGGCCGCCGCGCGGCGTGCCTTCGACACCACGTGGTCCGCGATGCCGGGTGCGGAGCGTGGCAAGTACCTCTTCCGGATCGCCCGCATCCTGCAGGAGCGCGCACGCGAGCTGGCGGTGCTGGAGACCCTGGACAACGGCAAGCCCATCAGGGAGACGCGCGACCTCGACCTGCCGCTGGCCGCCGCGCACTTCTTCTACCACGCGGGCTGGGCCGATAAGCTGCCGCACGCCGGGCTCGGCCCCGACCCGCGCCCGATAGGGGTGGCCGCGCAGGTCATCCCGTGGAACTTCCCGCTGCTGATGCTGGCCTGGAAAGTGGCACCGGCGCTGGCCACCGGAAACACGGTGGTGCTGAAACCGGCCGAGACGACTCCGCTGACCGCGATGGTGTTCGCCGAGATCTGCCAGGAGGCCGAGCTGCCGCCCGGTGTCGTCAACATCGTCCCGGGCGCCGGGCCCACCGGGCACACCCTGGTGTCGCACGCGGGCGTCGACAAAGTTGCGTTCACCGGATCCACCGAGGTCGGCCGGCAGATCGCCGCCACTGTGGCCGGCACCCATAAGCGCCTGACGCTGGAGCTCGGCGGCAAGGGCGCCAACATCGTGTACGACGACGCCGCCATCGACCAGGCGGTCGAGGGGGTGGTCGCCGGCGTCTTCCGCAACCAGGGGCACGTGTGCTGCGCCGGCTCCCGGCTGCTCGTGCAGGAGAGTGTGGCCGAGGAGTTCCTGCCCAGGCTGCGCGAACGGATCGAGCGGCTGCGGCTCGGTGACCCGCTAGACAAGAACACCGACGTTGGGGCGATCAACTCCGCAGCGCAGCTCGGCCGGATCCGCGACCTCGCCGCCACCGGAACGGCCGAGGGAGCCGAAGCGTGGTCCCCCGCCTGCGAGCTGCCCGAACGCGGCCACTGGTTCCCACCCACCGTGTTCACCGGCGTCAGCCAGGCGCACCGGATCGCCCGCGAGGAGATATTCGGGCCTGTGCTGTCGGTACTGACCTTCCGCACCCCGGACGAGGCCGTGGCCAAGGCCAACAACACCCCCTACGGCCTCTCGGCCGGGGTGTGGACCGAGAAGGGCGCGCGCATGCTGTGGACCGCCGAACGGCTGCGGGCCGGTGTGGTGTGGTCGAACACCTTCAATAAGCTCGACCCGGCGAGCCCGTTCGGCGGGTACAAGGAGTCCGGGTACGGCCGGGAAGGCGGGCGACACGGACTGGAGGCATACCTTGGCTGAAGCGGAGCCGCGGGGGCGGGCGAAGGAGGCGCGCGACGCGGGAGCCGCGCGGCTCGCGGTTCGCCGGACCGCCAAGCTCTACGTCGGCGGGGCGTTCCCACGTTCGGAATCGGGCAGGTCGTATCCAGTGACGTCAGCGAAGGGGCAGCACCTCGCCAACGCCGCGGCGGCATCCCGCAAGGACGCGCGCGACGCCGTCGTAGCCGCGCGCGCCGCGTTCGGCGGGTGGTCCGGGCGAACCGGCTACAACCGGGGCCAGATCCTCTACCGGATCGCCGAGATGATGGAGGGCCGCCACGCCCAGTTCGTCGCGGAGGTCGTCGACGCCGATGGCGTGGCCAGGAACAAGGCCGCGGCCCTGGTGTCGGCCGCGATCGACCGGTGGGTCTACTACGCCGGCTGGGCCGACAAGTTCTCCCAGGTCATCGGGGGATCGAACGCGGTCTCCGGGCCCTACCTCAACCTGAGCTCGCCCGAGCCCACCGGAGTGGTGGCGGTCATCGCCCCGCCGCAGGCCCCGTTGTTCGGGCTGGTGTCGGTGGTTGCCCCCGTAATCGCCACGGGCAACACCGCGGTGGTCGTGGCCAGCGAACGCGCCCCGCTCCCGGCGGTCACGCTCGCGGAGGTGCTGGCGACCTCTGACCTGCCGGGCGGCGTCGCCAACATCCTCACCGGGCGCCTCAGCGAGATCGCCCCGCACCTCGCCACGCACGCCGACGTGAACGCCCTGGACCTGGCCGGAGCGGGCGACCTCGCCGCCGGCTTGGAGAAGGACGCGGCGGCCACGCTCAAACGTGTGCTGCGCCCCGACCCCGCCGGGACCGACTGGACCGCCGACCCCGGCCTGACCCGGATAACACCGTTCCTGGAGCTGAAGACGGTCTGGCACCCGGTCGGCGTTTAGACCGGTGACGTGAGCGGGTGGTTGGACCTCCGACGAGGGCAGCGAAGGCGGCGGTTGGCCGGTCATCGGTCATCGGTCATCGGTGCTGGCGGCAGTTGGTGGCGCGCGCGACCAGGCCCTCAATCACCACCTCGTTGCCCCACCACCGGAAACCAGGACTTTGCGAAAATGACCCCAGCACTGCACCGGAGGTGTCCGCCGAGGGAACACGGCCAGCGCCAGCAGTGTCCCGACCCGCGGACTCGCGGAACGAGGAAGCCATGAGCGAGGACGGTGCGGCGGAACGCGCCGCGGCCGGTCGCGCGCCGGCGGTACAGCCAGCGGATGCCGGCTCCGCGGAGGGCGGGGCCGGGGTGGAGCTGGTCCGGCTCGACTCCGGGGCACCCGGTGTCGCCGCGCTGCGCGAGTCGGTCCTGCGCATACCACTGCTTCCGGGGCAGCACCGGTTCGTCAAGCCGGCCGCGCACACACTGCCGCGGGCGGATGACGACCCCAACCGCACCCCGTTCGCGGTGGTGGTGCGCGGCGCAGCGGTGGGCTTCGGCATTCTGGACCGGGGCGGCAGCCTCGCCGAGCTCACCAGCGCACCCCGAAGTGCCGTTCTGCTCCGCGCGTTCTACATCGCTCCGGAATGGCAGGGCCACGGCGTGGGTCGGGCCGCGTGCGCCGCTCTCGACCCGCTCATCCTGGCGGACGCTCCCGGCGCCGCCGAGGTCCTGCTCACCGTGAACGAGGCCAATCCCGCGGCGATCCGCGCGTACCTGGCCAGCGGTTTTGTCGACACCGGTCGCCGCTACCTGGACGGGGACGCCGGGCCGCAGCTCATCCTGTCCCGGCCGGTGCGGCGCTGACCTCCGCGCCGCCGGGCCCAGGGGAGGCCAGCCCGGGCGGGCCATCCCGTTGTCCTCGGTGCTCGGGGAAACGCCGCCGCGCGCCGCCCAGCGGCGGGTTATCGTATCGTAAGGATTTTCGATCCCGGGTGAACGCCTTGCTCGGCGGATGGGCCCCGTGGTCAGGGGGCGAGCAACGGCGCGGGCGGGTTAGGTTGGATTCGTTACGGGCTCGCGCGCGGTTCGACGTTGCCCCGACGGGGCCACTCACGGCACGATCGCTGCGGCGGACCGGCCGGCCCGCGGAAGGTGATGACCAGGAGGGCAGCGGCATTGAGTACTGAGGACCTGCGGACCGCCCAGCGGGCTGCCGACGAGCTGCGCCGGCACACCGGAGTGGACTCCTACGCCGCCGCCTTCGTCATGGGATCAGGGTGGGCGGCGGCCGCGGACGCGCTCGGTGAGGTTGTGGCCGAGGTCGAGACGAGCGCGTTGCCGGGTTTCCAGCCGCCCGCTGTCACCGGGCACACGGGCCGGATCCGTTCCGTGCGCAGCGGGGACCGTGATCTGCTGGTCTTCCTCGGCCGTACGCATCTCTACGAGGCGCACGGAGCCTCCGCCGTGGTGCACGGAGTGCGCACCGCGGTGGCCGCCGGCGCGCCCCGGATCGTGCTGACCAACGCGGCCGGGTCGCTGAACACGGAGCTGCCCGTCGGTAGTGCGGTGCTCATCGCCGACCACATCAACTTCACCGGGGAGTCCCCTCTGGTGGGCCCGTCGTTCGTGGACATGAGCGACACGTACAGTGCCTCGCTGCGCGCCGCAGCACGGGAGGCCGACCCCGGCCTGGCCGAAGGCGTCTACGCGGCGATGCGCGGCCCGCAGTTCGAGACGCCGGCGGAGATCCGGATGCTGCGGATGATGGGGGCCGACCTGGTCGGCATGTCCACGGCGCTGGAGGCCATCGCCGCCCGGGAGCAGGGCGCGTCGGTGCTGGGGATTTCGCTGGTCACCAACTTCGCCGCGGGCCTGGCCGGGCAACCTCTCGACCACCGCGAGGTGCTGGAGACCGGCCGGGACGCCGCAGCCAGCGCGGGCAGTCTGCTCGCGGGGATCTCGGCGAAGTTGTGAGTCGCACGCAAGGCCGCCGCTTCGCAAACCATCGCAAGGGGAACGCCGTATGGGGGAGAGCTATCGGGAGCGGGCTTGGCAGTGGCTGGAGCAGGACCCGGACCCGCGGACACGGGAGGAGCTGAGCGGGCTTCTTGAGGCGGGCGCGGACGCTGCGCTGGCCGACCGTTTCGGAGCCCGGTTGGAGTTCGGCACGGCCGGGCTGCGAGGGGAGCTGGGCGCCGGGCCGAACCGGATGAACCGGGTGACCGTGATGCGCGCCGCGGCCGGGGTGGCGCGCTGGCTCGGGCCGGGGCGGACCGTGGTCGTCGGGTACGACGCCCGGCACCGGTCGGAGGACTTCGCCCGCGACACCGCGGCCGTACTCGCGGGCGCGGGGTGCCTGCCCCTGATGCTGCCGCGCCCGCTGCCCACACCGGTGCTCGCGTACGCGGTCCGCGCGCGGGGCGCCGGAGCCGGGATCATGGTGACGGCCAGCCACAACCCGCCGCAGGACAACGGGTACAAGGTGCTCGCCGGCGGTACCGGCCCCGACTCCGGCAGCCAGATCGTGCCGCCGGCGGACGCCGAGATCTCCGCGGCGATCGACGCCGCTCCGGCGATCAGCGAGCTGGAACTGGGCGACGACTGGACAGTGCTGGGCGATGACGTGGTCGAGGACTACGTTTCGGCCATCGCCGGCCTCCCGCTGGGGCACGACCGCGATATCCACGTCACCTACACCCCCATGCACGGTGTCGGCGCGCGAACCCTGCGGACGGCGTTCGCCTGGACCGGGTTCCCCGCGCCGCGGGTGGTGCTGGAGCAGGCCGACCCCGACCCCGTATTCCCCACGCTGCCCTTCCCCAACCCCGAAGAGCCCGGAGCCATGGACCTCGCGCTGGCGACCAGCCGCCAGCACGGCGCCGACCTCATCCTGGCCAACGATCCCGACGGCGACCGGCTGGCCGTGGCCGTACCCGGGCACGGGCTGCTGACCGGCGACGAGGTGGGCGGGCTGCTCGCGGAGTACATCCTGCGCCGCACATCCGGCACGGACCGGCTCGTGGCGACCACGATCGTGTCGGCCGGCCTACTACCCAAGATCGCGGCCGACTACGGGGCCAGTTGCGCCGAGACGCTCACCGGATTCAAGTGGCTGGTCCGCGCGGGCAGCTCCGGACAGCGCAACGTCTTCTGCTATGAGGAGGCGCTCGGCTACTGCGTAGCGGGCGACGACGCTCGTCCGGTCGCCGACAAGGACGGCATCAGCGCGGCCCTTGTCGTGGCCGCGATCGCGGCGGAGGCCAAGCGTGCCGGCCGTACTCTGCTCGACCTGATCGACGACCAGGCGCGGCGCTATGGCTTGCACCTGACCACCCAGCTCGCGCTCCGCGTTGACGACACCTCGCTGCTGGCTCGGGCGATGCGCACGCTACGCGCGGACCCGCCCGACTACCTGGCGCAGTGGCAGGTCACCGAGGTCGAGGACTTCCTCGGCGGAAGAGGCAGCCTGCCGAGCACCGACGCGCTGCGGTACCGGCTGTCGGGGCCCGCCGAGGCCCGGGTGACGCTGCGGCCGTCGGGAACCGAACCGAAGCTGAAGGCCTACCTGGAGGTCGTGCACCCGGTACACCCCGACACCGCCCATCTCGGTCCCGTGCGGGATCGCGCCGGTGAGCAACTCGCGGTACTCAAGGAGGCGGTCGCGAAGCTGTTCCCCCGGCAGTGAGCCGAGGGCTGACGCCGTCGCCGCGCCGCCGCCAGGGGTGCGGCTATGGGGTTCCGCCCTCACCCGTACAAGCTCAGCTCTCAACCGAGATCGCGCGGCTGGGGCACAGCCGTTCGGCCTCGCGGACGGCCGGGTGCGCCTCGGCCGGGGGGTCGGCGTCGAGTACGCGTACCCGGCCGTCGTCCTCGTCCTGGTCTAACACCGCGGGCGCGGTCAACACGCACATCCCCGCACCGATGCAGACCTCGCGGTCGGCGGTGACCTTCATCGCGTGTCCTCCCAGGTGACCGGCAGGCGGTGCAGTCCGTAGACGACTCCGTCGTGTTTGTAGTCCAGATTGGCGGCCGGGGTGTCCAGGCGCAAGGTGGGCAGTCGTTCGAACAGCGCGGGCAGCACCACCTCCAGCTCCATGCGGGCCAGGTTGGCCCCCAGGCACTGGTGCACCCCGTACCCGAAGGCCAGGTGCCGCTGGTCATCGGGGCGCACCTGGAACCGGTCGGGCTCGTCGAACGTTTCGGGATCCCAGTTGGCACCGGCGAGCAGGGCGATCGCGCCCTCACCGGCGCGGATCGCGGCCCCGCCCAGCTCGGTGTCGCGCACCGCGATCCGGGCGGGGACGAGGTCGGCGATGCTGAGGTAGCGCAGCAGCTCGGCGACCAGCCGGTCGGGACTCTCGCGAAGCAGCGCCTGCTGGTCGGGATTCTGCAGCAGGACCACCGTCCCCAACGCGATCATGTTCGCCGTTGTCTCGTGGCCGGCGTTGAGCAGCAGGGCGCACATCCGCAGCACCCGGTCCCGGTTCAGCTCGCCCGCGGGTTCCATGTGCTCGGTGGCCAGGCGGCTCATCAGGTCGTCCGCGGGGTTGCGCTGCTTGCTGGTGAGTAGCTGGTCCATGTACCCGAAGAGCTCGGAAATGGCGGTGGTCGCCTCCCCCGGGGAGCTGTTCTGGGAAATGAGCACGCGGGCGCGTGCCTGGAAGAACTCGTGGTCGCTGTAGGGCACCCCGAGCAGCTGGCAGATCACCAGCGAGGGCAGGGGCAACGCCAGCATCTCCACCAGGTCCGCGGGCGGTCCCTGCCGCTGCATCCCGTCCAGGAGCTCCGACGTGGCGCGTTCCACACCCGGCCGCAGCTCCTGGACGCGGCGCAGCGTGAACTCCGGGATCAGGGGCCGGCGTTCGGACGTGTGCTCGGGCGGGTCCGTGCGGACGAACGGCGGGTTGGCCAGCAAGGCACGCAGCTCCGGCTTGATGGCGGGGAATCCGGGGGTCCTGCCGTCGGAGCTGAAGTCCGGGCTGCTGAGCATCGTCTTCACGTCCTGGTAGCGGGTCACCGCCCACACCCAGGTGCCATCGGGAGTCCGCACCCGGGTGGGGCCATTGGTGCGCAGGTCCTCGTACTCCGGAGGTGGGGCCATTGGGCACTGGCGGCGGAGCGGGAGCTCAAGGGACGACTGGTCGGTTGCGGGACGGGCCATGGAATCAGTCATGATGAACTCCATAAACGAAGGAGAAACCTCCACTTGTATTTCCCGCTAAGCTAGCACAACCGAAGGGAAATCATCCAGATTCACTGGGAGGTCGAGTGACGGACGGACCGAAGGACTCTCTTCACCTGCGCGCCGACGCGCGGCGCAACCGGAGGATGGTTCTCGACGCCGCCCGGGAGACCATCGCCGAACGCGGACTCGACGCGCCCCTGGAAGAGATCGCCCGCCGAGCCGGGGTCGGCATCGCAACGCTGTACCGCAGGTTCCCCGACCGTGCCGCGCTGGTCCGCGCGGTGGCGGAGGACAACATGGCCGTCATCGGGCAGGAGGCCGAACTGGCTGAGGCCGAGGAGTCCGACCCCTGGCAGGCGCTGACGCGGGTCCTCCACGCGGCGGTCACCTGCAGGGTCGGAGTGCTCGCACCCATGGCGCTGCCCCAGTTGCGTGCGGAGCTCAGTGCGCACAGCACGCTGTGGGAACGGCGCGGTGAGGTGGTCCGGCGGCTGGAGGACCTGCTCGCGGCGGCACAACGGCAGGAGCTGGTGCGGCGCGACATCGGCCTCGGCGACATCGCGCTCGGCCTGGTCAAACTCTCCCGCCCCATGCCGGGCATGGACCCCAAGCTCGATGACGAGGTCACCCGTCAACTGCTCGCGATCTACCTCGACGGACTACAGGCCACCTCGGTTCCTTCGTCCACCCGCGCCCCGCGCCGGATGGACGATGTGGACCGCGAGTTCGGCCTGTGACCCGGTGCGCCGGGTCACAGGCCGCGGCGCGTAGGTCCTAGTCCTCGGGTGGCTCGACCACGGGCCGGTGCACGACCTCGTCGATGACGGTGAGGGTCTGGGTGGAGGTCACCCCGGGCAGGGACTGCAGCCGGGTCAGGATCAGGTCGCGCAACTGGTGCGTGTCGGCCACCCGGACGAGCAGGACGATGTCGGCCGAGCCGACCACGTACCAGCAGTACTCGACCTCGGGGTAGGAGGAGAGGACCTCGCGGTTGGCCCGCCAGTCAGGCTGGCTCCCCGAGATCATGATCAGAGCGGTGACCCCCAGCCCCAGCTTGGCGTGGTCGGGCACAACGGAGTACCCCTGGATCACCCCCTCGTCAGTGAGGCGCTTGATCCGGTTGTAGGCCGTGGCACGGGAGACGTTGGCGGTGGCGGCGACCTCGGTGATACCGGTGCGGGCGTCCTCAGCGAGCGCGCTGATGATCGTCCGGTCGGTGGCGTCCGGGAGTCGGCCGGACCTCCGGTTTTCCACGTGGGCCATCGGCCCCTCCCCACAGTTGCGACAGTGAGTAACTGGTTACCAGCTAAACCGCCTTGTTGTCCTACATATTTCACATTTCGAGACGAGTCACACTCGGTGCTGGTCGCGATCGCCCCGGTGATCAGCGGTCGGGGCGTGCGCGAACGCTGTTGGCGCGGTGTGTCATCCGAGAGCGCTCCGCTAGGTACATATTGGACAATCGAGGATGAAAGTCGGGTATAGCTGTCGATTTGTATTGAACTATGCGCTACATCTGGCAACTTTGTCGAGTCATCCGCGATAATTGTGTCCAGATTCCCAATCAGGGACCGCGACTCGGAGTGACGACGGAGGCGCCCACCATGCACCCCGAAGAGCCGCCGGCCGCGGCCGCCGAACTCCCCGCCCCGGACCCGCTCCCGCCCGACCGCGCACGCGCGTTCTACCGCGACATGCTCGCTGCCCGGCTCCTCGACGAGGAGGCGATCGCGCTGCAGCGCCAGGGAGTCCTGCCCGCCTACGTCCCGGTGCGCGGGCAGGAGGCCGCCCAGGTCGGCAGCGTCGCCGCTCTCGACGTCGAGCGCGACTTCGTGTTCCCGACGTACCGCGAGCTGGCCGCGGCGCTTGCTCTCGGCGTGGACATGGTGGGCTACCTGGCGAGCCACCGGGCGCTGTGGCACGGCGGCCGCTACGACCCCATGGCCTCCCGCTTCGGCGCGGTCAACGCAGTGGTGGGCGGCCCGGTCCCGCACGCGGTCGGCTGGGCCATGGGCGAGCGTCTGGCAGGCCGCACCGGCTGCGCGCTCAGCTTCTTCGGCGACGGGGCCAGCTCCGAGGGCGACGTGCACGAGGCGATGAACCTCGCCGGTGTCATGCGTGCTCCCGTTGTGTTCCTCTGCCAGAACAACCGCTGGGCGCTGTCCGTGCCGAACGAGCGCCAGATCGCCGGCGGGTCCATAGCCGCGCGGGCGGCCGGCTACGGGATGCCGGGTGCCGCGGTCGACGGCAACGACGTCGCGGCGGTCTACCAAGCTACGCGCGAGGCGGTGCGGCGGGCCCGCTCCGGACTGGGGCCCAGCCTGATCGAGGCGCGCACCTACCGGATGGGTCCGCACTCGACGTCGGACGACACCGGCCGGTACCGCGACCCGGCCGAGGAGCGCGCGTGGGAGGAGCACGACCCCATCGCCCGGCTTCGCGACACGATGCGCGCAGCGGGCCACGCCGACGACGAGTTCTTCGCGCGCGCCGAGCGTGCGGCCCGGGCGAGTGCCGAGCGGGCCCGCGACGGGGTGTGCGCGGAGCCGGAACCGCCCGGCGACGATCTGTTCCGGTATGTCTACCGAGAGCCCACCGAGGAACTGGCGCGGCAGTGGCGCGCCTGGCGAGAGGAGGTCGCGCCATGACCGGAGTGACCGTGGAACGGGCCCGCTCCGCGGCGCCGCCGGAAGAGTCCGGCGGCACCGTGGAAATGTCCATGCGGGACGCGCTCAACCGCGCGCTCGACACCGCTCTGCGCGAGGACCCGGCCACCCTGGTGTTCGGCGAGGACGTGGGCCGCCTGGGCGGCGTGTTCCGGGTGACCGACGGCCTGTGGCGCGCGTTCGGCCAGGACCGGGTCTTCGACACCCCCATCAGCGAGGCCGCGATTATCGGGTCGGCTGTCGGGCTGGCCATGAACGGGTTCCGCCCCATCCCGGAACTCCAGTTCGACGGGTTCGGCTACCCGGCTGTCGACCAGATCGTGAACCAGTTGGCGCGGATGCACTACCGCACGCGCGGCGCCGCCCCGATGCCGGTCACGGTGCGGCTGCCCAGCTTCGGTGGCATCCGCGCGCCGGAGCACCACGGCGAGAGCCTTGAGGCGCTGTTCGCGCACGTGCCCGGGCTGAAAGTGGTCGCGCCCTCGAATCCGCACGACGCCTACCACCTGCTGCTGCGGGCGGTGCGCGCCGACGACCCGGTCATCTTCATGGAACCGAAGGCGCGCTACTGGGACCGCGGGCCGGTGGTCCTGGATCCGGCTGGCGAGGGCGAGCGCGCCGACGACCCCATCGGGTCGAGCCGCGTGGTGCGTACCGGCCGGCACGCGACCCTCTTCGCCTGGGGCGCGATGGTGCGGCGCTGCCTTCAGGTCGCCGAGCTGGCCGCCGAGGACGGGGTGGAGCTGGAGGTGGTCGACCTGCGCTGGCTCAGCCCGATCGACGCCGACGGCCTGGCCGCCAGCGTCGGGCGCACCCGGCGCGCGGTCGTGGTGCACGAGGCCCCGCTCACCGCCGGCCTGGGAGCGGAGGTCGCGGCCCTGGTCACCGAACGGGCGTTCCGCGACCTCGCCGCCCCGGTGCAGCGCGTGACCGGATACGACGTCCCCTACCCAGCGGGTCCGCTGGAGCCGCAGTACCTGCCCACGAACGACCGCGTCCTGCTCGCGGT includes the following:
- a CDS encoding GNAT family N-acetyltransferase, yielding MSEDGAAERAAAGRAPAVQPADAGSAEGGAGVELVRLDSGAPGVAALRESVLRIPLLPGQHRFVKPAAHTLPRADDDPNRTPFAVVVRGAAVGFGILDRGGSLAELTSAPRSAVLLRAFYIAPEWQGHGVGRAACAALDPLILADAPGAAEVLLTVNEANPAAIRAYLASGFVDTGRRYLDGDAGPQLILSRPVRR
- a CDS encoding ferredoxin, which translates into the protein MKVTADREVCIGAGMCVLTAPAVLDQDEDDGRVRVLDADPPAEAHPAVREAERLCPSRAISVES
- the deoC gene encoding deoxyribose-phosphate aldolase — its product is MPDTASPPGPAASNASLRAYLRGLPGVDEVGARERAGELAARSIKSAAKGRAIDLAIRMVDLTTLEGADSPGKVRAMSAKAAHPDPADPSAPAAAAVCVYPDLVSVAVAALRGTGVGTASVATAFPAGRAPLEAKLAETRHAVASGATEIDMVIDRGAFLSGDYRKVVEEIAAVKEASGSAHLKVILETGELGTLDNVRRACWLAIRAGADFVKTSTGKVAPAATLPGTLVMLEAVRDHHANTGARVGVKAAGGIRGTKDAVRYLVLVNEVAGAAWLTPDLFRIGASSLLNDLLMQRTRLASGTYPGPDYFTLD
- a CDS encoding purine-nucleoside phosphorylase translates to MTRRAAALSTEDLRTAQRAADELRRHTGVDSYAAAFVMGSGWAAAADALGEVVAEVETSALPGFQPPAVTGHTGRIRSVRSGDRDLLVFLGRTHLYEAHGASAVVHGVRTAVAAGAPRIVLTNAAGSLNTELPVGSAVLIADHINFTGESPLVGPSFVDMSDTYSASLRAAAREADPGLAEGVYAAMRGPQFETPAEIRMLRMMGADLVGMSTALEAIAAREQGASVLGISLVTNFAAGLAGQPLDHREVLETGRDAAASAGSLLAGISAKL
- a CDS encoding aldehyde dehydrogenase family protein; translation: MSDEIFEYAPAPESRSVVSLRPSYQPYIGGELVPATSGESLTSVNPADEEPLAEVAVSGEEDVDRAVAAARRAFDTTWSAMPGAERGKYLFRIARILQERARELAVLETLDNGKPIRETRDLDLPLAAAHFFYHAGWADKLPHAGLGPDPRPIGVAAQVIPWNFPLLMLAWKVAPALATGNTVVLKPAETTPLTAMVFAEICQEAELPPGVVNIVPGAGPTGHTLVSHAGVDKVAFTGSTEVGRQIAATVAGTHKRLTLELGGKGANIVYDDAAIDQAVEGVVAGVFRNQGHVCCAGSRLLVQESVAEEFLPRLRERIERLRLGDPLDKNTDVGAINSAAQLGRIRDLAATGTAEGAEAWSPACELPERGHWFPPTVFTGVSQAHRIAREEIFGPVLSVLTFRTPDEAVAKANNTPYGLSAGVWTEKGARMLWTAERLRAGVVWSNTFNKLDPASPFGGYKESGYGREGGRHGLEAYLG
- a CDS encoding TetR/AcrR family transcriptional regulator, whose protein sequence is MTDGPKDSLHLRADARRNRRMVLDAARETIAERGLDAPLEEIARRAGVGIATLYRRFPDRAALVRAVAEDNMAVIGQEAELAEAEESDPWQALTRVLHAAVTCRVGVLAPMALPQLRAELSAHSTLWERRGEVVRRLEDLLAAAQRQELVRRDIGLGDIALGLVKLSRPMPGMDPKLDDEVTRQLLAIYLDGLQATSVPSSTRAPRRMDDVDREFGL
- a CDS encoding cytochrome P450, translating into MTDSMARPATDQSSLELPLRRQCPMAPPPEYEDLRTNGPTRVRTPDGTWVWAVTRYQDVKTMLSSPDFSSDGRTPGFPAIKPELRALLANPPFVRTDPPEHTSERRPLIPEFTLRRVQELRPGVERATSELLDGMQRQGPPADLVEMLALPLPSLVICQLLGVPYSDHEFFQARARVLISQNSSPGEATTAISELFGYMDQLLTSKQRNPADDLMSRLATEHMEPAGELNRDRVLRMCALLLNAGHETTANMIALGTVVLLQNPDQQALLRESPDRLVAELLRYLSIADLVPARIAVRDTELGGAAIRAGEGAIALLAGANWDPETFDEPDRFQVRPDDQRHLAFGYGVHQCLGANLARMELEVVLPALFERLPTLRLDTPAANLDYKHDGVVYGLHRLPVTWEDTR
- a CDS encoding aldehyde dehydrogenase family protein, which encodes MAEAEPRGRAKEARDAGAARLAVRRTAKLYVGGAFPRSESGRSYPVTSAKGQHLANAAAASRKDARDAVVAARAAFGGWSGRTGYNRGQILYRIAEMMEGRHAQFVAEVVDADGVARNKAAALVSAAIDRWVYYAGWADKFSQVIGGSNAVSGPYLNLSSPEPTGVVAVIAPPQAPLFGLVSVVAPVIATGNTAVVVASERAPLPAVTLAEVLATSDLPGGVANILTGRLSEIAPHLATHADVNALDLAGAGDLAAGLEKDAAATLKRVLRPDPAGTDWTADPGLTRITPFLELKTVWHPVGV
- a CDS encoding thiamine pyrophosphate-dependent dehydrogenase E1 component subunit alpha, coding for MHPEEPPAAAAELPAPDPLPPDRARAFYRDMLAARLLDEEAIALQRQGVLPAYVPVRGQEAAQVGSVAALDVERDFVFPTYRELAAALALGVDMVGYLASHRALWHGGRYDPMASRFGAVNAVVGGPVPHAVGWAMGERLAGRTGCALSFFGDGASSEGDVHEAMNLAGVMRAPVVFLCQNNRWALSVPNERQIAGGSIAARAAGYGMPGAAVDGNDVAAVYQATREAVRRARSGLGPSLIEARTYRMGPHSTSDDTGRYRDPAEERAWEEHDPIARLRDTMRAAGHADDEFFARAERAARASAERARDGVCAEPEPPGDDLFRYVYREPTEELARQWRAWREEVAP
- a CDS encoding Lrp/AsnC family transcriptional regulator, yielding MAHVENRRSGRLPDATDRTIISALAEDARTGITEVAATANVSRATAYNRIKRLTDEGVIQGYSVVPDHAKLGLGVTALIMISGSQPDWRANREVLSSYPEVEYCWYVVGSADIVLLVRVADTHQLRDLILTRLQSLPGVTSTQTLTVIDEVVHRPVVEPPED
- a CDS encoding phospho-sugar mutase, translating into MGESYRERAWQWLEQDPDPRTREELSGLLEAGADAALADRFGARLEFGTAGLRGELGAGPNRMNRVTVMRAAAGVARWLGPGRTVVVGYDARHRSEDFARDTAAVLAGAGCLPLMLPRPLPTPVLAYAVRARGAGAGIMVTASHNPPQDNGYKVLAGGTGPDSGSQIVPPADAEISAAIDAAPAISELELGDDWTVLGDDVVEDYVSAIAGLPLGHDRDIHVTYTPMHGVGARTLRTAFAWTGFPAPRVVLEQADPDPVFPTLPFPNPEEPGAMDLALATSRQHGADLILANDPDGDRLAVAVPGHGLLTGDEVGGLLAEYILRRTSGTDRLVATTIVSAGLLPKIAADYGASCAETLTGFKWLVRAGSSGQRNVFCYEEALGYCVAGDDARPVADKDGISAALVVAAIAAEAKRAGRTLLDLIDDQARRYGLHLTTQLALRVDDTSLLARAMRTLRADPPDYLAQWQVTEVEDFLGGRGSLPSTDALRYRLSGPAEARVTLRPSGTEPKLKAYLEVVHPVHPDTAHLGPVRDRAGEQLAVLKEAVAKLFPRQ